The window TTTGACCGAGATGCAAGCATCGAGGTCCGAACGGGCGATGTCGGCGACGAGCGAGCGATACTCCGCCGCGTCCGACCGGACCGGCGGGCGTTCGTCGTAGTGTTCGCCCAGCAGGTTGACGATCGCTCCGACGTCTCGCCCGTTGATCGACCGGACGTGGTCGAGCGCCTCCGCGGCGGATTCCCCGGCGACGAACCGGCTTGCGATCGGCGGGATCATACTCGATACGTCGGTCGCCAGTTATATGGAATTTGGTATAGCGGCGTCGTGCGTCGACGGACGGACCCGCGCGTTCACGGGCGGCTCCGCGCTCGAGTGACGGCGGTCCTGACTGTCGCTGCCGGGGACAGGTGGGGCGGTTTCGGGCTCGAGGGCAGGAACGGAACCGGACGGACGCGACCGGTAAGCCAAAGCCCCGTCGGGCGACACGGCCACTGCATGGACATGACCATGGACAGCGATCCGGACGTCGTCGTCCTCCGCGAGGGGACCGAGGGACTGTCGATGGACGCCTACGCCGAACGGCTACGCGAACGACTGCCCGGCAGCGACGTCGCGCTCGCCCGGACGCCCCGCGAAGAGCGCGAACTCGTCGCCGAGGCCCCGGTCGTCACCGGCATCGGGATCGACGAGGACCTGCTCGAGGCCGCCGACGAACTCGAGTTGTTCGCCGCCACCTCGGCGGGGACCGAGCACCTCCCCAAGGACGCGCTCGCGGCCCGCGGTGTCACCGTCACCAACGCGGGCGGGATCCACGCGCCGGGGCTCGCCGAACAGGCGCTCGGCAACATGCTGGTCTTCGCCCGCCGACTCCACGAGGGCTGGCGACGCAAACGAAACGGCGAGTGGCGCCACTTCCAGTCGGGCGAGTTTACCGGCAGCACCGTCACCGTCCTGGGGTTGGGCTCGATCGGGCAGGCGCTCGTCCAGCGGCTCGAGGGGTTCGACGTCGAGACGATCGGCGTCCGCTACACCCCCGAGAAGGGCGGCCCGACCGACGAGGTCGTCGGCTTCGACGAGGCGGCGATCCACGACGCCCTCGCCCGCAGCGAGTACGTCGTCGTCGCCTGCCCGCTGACCGACACGACCCGCGGGCTGATCGGCGAGGCCGAACTCGCGACGCTGCCGCCGGAAGCCGTCCTCGTCAACGTCGCCCGCGGGGGAATCGTCGACACCGACGCCCTGGTCGCGGCCTTACAGAAGAACAAGATCCGTGGGGCCGCGCTCGACGTCACCGATCCCGAGCCGCTGCCCAACGATCACCCGCTGTGGGACCTCGAGAACTGTCTCATCACGCCCCACACGGGCGGTCACACGCCGAAACACTGGGATCGAATGGCCGACATCGTCGCGCACAATGTCGACGCGCTCGAGGCGGGCGACGGGACCGAGGCGTTCCGGAACGTCGTCGTCGCGCCCGACTCGAGCTAACGCGAGTCGGGGCCGGCGTCGGATTCCGAACCACCGGCGATTAAGACCCGCGGGTTCGTCCCCGCGGATATGACACTACTCGAGACGGTCGTGATCGCGTTCTGGGCGATGTTGCCCGCCTACGTGCCGAACAACGCCGCGGTTCTCGCGGGGGGCGGCCAGCCCATCGACGGCGGACGAACGTGGGGTGACGAGCGCGTCCTCGGCGACGGGAAGACCTGGCGCGGCACCGCGGCGGGGATCGCCGCCGGACTGGCGCTTGCGGGCGTGTTGACGCTGCTGGCCGACGACGTCGGCGCGGCGCTCGGGTTCGCGGTCCCGGCGTTCGAACCGCTGGCCGCGCTGGGACTGGCCGCCGGGGCGATGCTCGGCGACATCCTCGCGTCGTTCCTCAAGCGCCGCACGGGTCGCCAGCGCGGGGCAATGTTCCCCGGCCTCGACCAGCTTGACTTCGTGGTCGTCTCGCTGCCGCTCACGGCGCTGCTGGCGACCGAGTGGTTCCTCGAGTGGTTCACCTGGGACGTGATCCTCGTCGTCGTCGTGCTCACGCCCGTGTTGCACGTGACGACGAACGTGGTCGCGTACAATCTCGGGCTGAAGGACGAACCCTGGTAGTCCGGCCGTCGCCTCTCCGTTTTTGCTACTCGAGCGCGTCCCGGAGATCCGTCACGGCGTCGTCGTAGGCCTCGTGGGCGCGCTCCAGGTCGATCGGGCCGCCGACCATCGAGAAGAACCCGTGGACGACGTCGTCGTAGTGGTGATGCGCGACCGGAACGCCCGCGTCCTCGAGGCGGTCGGCGTAGGCCCCGCCGTCGTCACGCAGGGGGTCGAACCCCGCGGTGACGACCGTCGCGGGCGGCAGGTCCGACAGGTCGTAGGCGCGACGAGGGAGCGCGTAGACGTTCCCCCGGTCGACCTCGTCGGCGAAGTACTGCTCGCCGAACCAGTCGACCTCGTCGGCGGTCAGGAAGTACCCCTCGGCGTTTTCCTCGTAGGCCGCGGTTGCGGTGACGTCGCCCGTGCTCGGGTAGATCAGCAACTGGTATGCCGGCTCGGGATCGCCGTGATCGCGCGCGAAAAGCGCCGTCGCGGCCGCGAGGTTCCCGCCCGCGCTGTCGCCCGCGAGGGCGATCCGATCCGGATCGGCCTCGAGGTCGGGCGCGGCCTCGGCCGCCCACTCGAGGGCGGCGTAGCAGTCCCGTAGCGCCGCGGGGAAGGGGTGTTCGGGTGCGAGCCGGTAGTCAACGCTGACGACGGGGTAGCCCGACTCGTCGGCGAGTTTCCGGCAGGTCACGTCGTGGGTCTCGAGGCCTCCGATCACCCAGCCCCCGCCGTGGAAGTAGAGGACGAGCGGTTCGTCCGCGGGCTCTGCTCGCGGCTCGTAGTACCGGATCGGCAGGTCGCCGTCCGGGCCGTCGATCGTCCGGTCCTCGACGCTCTCGAGGCCGATCTCCGCCCCGGCCCCGACCTGGAGCTGTTCGAACAGCTCTCGGGCCTCCGCGGGCGAGACCTCCTCGAAGTCGGGGACGTCGACCGACTCGTACATGCGGAGAAACGACTGCACGTCGGGGTGGGGTTCGTCGGCGCGCGGGAGTGTCATCGAACGAATGGTTTCGTCGCCGGCGCAAAAAGGTAGGGTTGCCGGCAGCGACGGTCGGGCCGTTCCACACCGCTTATTTCGGTGGCGCGCGCCCCTTCGAGCGATGACGACCCAGGACACCCAGGACCTCATCGACGCGCTCCGGAACGCCGACGCCGTCCAGTTCGGCGAGTTCGAACTCTCCCACGGCGGCACGAGCGAGTACTACGTCGACAAGTACCTCTTCGAGACGGACCCGACCTGTCTCGAGGCCGTCGCCGAGGCCTTCGCCGACCGCGTGGGCGACGACGACAAACTCGCCGGCGTCGCGCTGGGTGCGGTTCCGCTCGCGGCGGCGACGAGCGTCGCGGCCGACGTTCCTTACGTCATCGCGCGCAAGCAGCGCAAGGAGTACGGCACCGGAAACCTGATCGAGGGTCGACTCGAGGAGGGCGAGGAGGTCGTCGTCTTAGAGGACATCGTGACGACGGGGACGAGCCTGGTCGAGGCCATCGAGGCGCTGCGCGAGGCCGGCGCGACGGTAGACCGCGCGCTCGTCGTCGTCGACCGGGAGGAGGGCGGCCGCGAGAACGTCGAGGACGCCGACGTCGAGATGGAGTCGCTGGTGACCGCGAGCGAGTTGCTGGCCGATCGGGACTGATCGCCGCCAGCGGTCACTGCCGGGCCCTGTACCGGCGGTAGACGGCTACCGAGAGTACGAGCACCAGAACCCCGCCGGCGGTCAGCGCTCCGCCGACGACCCACTGGCCCCGAAAGCCGATCAGCATCGGGCCGAGGGCCGCGGCGAACACCCCGGCATGGACGAGGACACCGACGGTGACGAACGCGAGCAGGGTCGCCCGATCGATCGACGACATTGCCGCCTCGAGGTCGTCGTCGCCGCCCGGGCCTTCGTTTCCGGACCCGTCGAACGGATCCTCGAGCGGGTCGCCGGCGAAGGGATCCTCGAACGGGTCTTCGAACGGATCGTCGTCCGATGGGTCCAGGAGCACGGTGGAGTTTCTCGGCCCGTGGAGAAACCCGTTGGGCCAACAGGCCCGGGCCGTCGGGACCGCGTTCCATCACAACGCTTTTATTCCGCTCGAGACTACGCGTAGCCACGATGGTAGGTGTCCGCTTTACAGGGGCTTTCGCCCGCTTCTAACCACTCACACCTACCGCTCGCTGTGTTTGCGATCGCGACCGCACACAGCGCGGCGGCGAGCGCGGACGCCCGACCGAACTTCTCACCGAAGTTCCCAACCTAGCTACAGCTATGTCAGAACCAGAACCAGAACCAGAAGCAGAACCAGA of the Halobiforma lacisalsi AJ5 genome contains:
- a CDS encoding D-2-hydroxyacid dehydrogenase gives rise to the protein MDSDPDVVVLREGTEGLSMDAYAERLRERLPGSDVALARTPREERELVAEAPVVTGIGIDEDLLEAADELELFAATSAGTEHLPKDALAARGVTVTNAGGIHAPGLAEQALGNMLVFARRLHEGWRRKRNGEWRHFQSGEFTGSTVTVLGLGSIGQALVQRLEGFDVETIGVRYTPEKGGPTDEVVGFDEAAIHDALARSEYVVVACPLTDTTRGLIGEAELATLPPEAVLVNVARGGIVDTDALVAALQKNKIRGAALDVTDPEPLPNDHPLWDLENCLITPHTGGHTPKHWDRMADIVAHNVDALEAGDGTEAFRNVVVAPDSS
- a CDS encoding CDP-2,3-bis-(O-geranylgeranyl)-sn-glycerol synthase; protein product: MTLLETVVIAFWAMLPAYVPNNAAVLAGGGQPIDGGRTWGDERVLGDGKTWRGTAAGIAAGLALAGVLTLLADDVGAALGFAVPAFEPLAALGLAAGAMLGDILASFLKRRTGRQRGAMFPGLDQLDFVVVSLPLTALLATEWFLEWFTWDVILVVVVLTPVLHVTTNVVAYNLGLKDEPW
- a CDS encoding alpha/beta hydrolase, yielding MTLPRADEPHPDVQSFLRMYESVDVPDFEEVSPAEARELFEQLQVGAGAEIGLESVEDRTIDGPDGDLPIRYYEPRAEPADEPLVLYFHGGGWVIGGLETHDVTCRKLADESGYPVVSVDYRLAPEHPFPAALRDCYAALEWAAEAAPDLEADPDRIALAGDSAGGNLAAATALFARDHGDPEPAYQLLIYPSTGDVTATAAYEENAEGYFLTADEVDWFGEQYFADEVDRGNVYALPRRAYDLSDLPPATVVTAGFDPLRDDGGAYADRLEDAGVPVAHHHYDDVVHGFFSMVGGPIDLERAHEAYDDAVTDLRDALE
- the pyrE gene encoding orotate phosphoribosyltransferase; translated protein: MTTQDTQDLIDALRNADAVQFGEFELSHGGTSEYYVDKYLFETDPTCLEAVAEAFADRVGDDDKLAGVALGAVPLAAATSVAADVPYVIARKQRKEYGTGNLIEGRLEEGEEVVVLEDIVTTGTSLVEAIEALREAGATVDRALVVVDREEGGRENVEDADVEMESLVTASELLADRD
- a CDS encoding DUF7322 domain-containing protein; translation: MLLDPSDDDPFEDPFEDPFAGDPLEDPFDGSGNEGPGGDDDLEAAMSSIDRATLLAFVTVGVLVHAGVFAAALGPMLIGFRGQWVVGGALTAGGVLVLVLSVAVYRRYRARQ